GCCTTCTCTCGTCATTAACCCTGCCCCTGCATAACCTCCTATGCACTTGTGaccctctcctctccttccagCCCAGGAACTCCCTAGCTCCTGGTAGACTATGGGATGCCAGAACAAGTTTTCCTAGGGAGAGGGATTTCTAGGGCTCACACATGCTCCCGATTATGTCAAATGACATAAGACAAAACACTCAAGACATCTCACCATATGTTATGCTGCCCTCTTGTTCTGCCCTCTCATAGTTCCATTTACTTATTTTCTGACACTCTGTCATGGGTTTGGTTTTGCGTACAAGTGACAGGAATGAACTTCACATTCAAAGCAGGATATACAGGGTGTAAGTTATGGTTCTGAAATTTACAGTCTTGAGGTCTTGTAAGATCTCTCTTCTGAAAGATATTTTTACCACAATCAGTAGGTataaattctctctctcctttgtggcTTTCCTGGTGTTTTATGTATAAAGTCTTCTTATTGAAGCTCTTTCTGCAATCAGCACACGTAAAtcgtttcattcctgtgtggattctctggtggctTGTGAGCGAAGTCTTCTGAATGAAGCTCTTGCCACAATCAGCACATATAAATGGTTTTACTCCGGTATGGATTCTCTCGTGGTCTTTCAGATGTGATTTCTGATTGAAGCTTCTACCACACTCATtacatgtgaatggtttctcACCCGTATGGATTCTCTTGTGTCTTTCAAGGTGGCCTTTCTGGCTAAGGCTTTTACCGCACTCAGTACATACATATGTTCTCTCTTGTCTGTGTATGTTTTGGTGTTCTGCAAGGTCTCCCTTGCTTCTGAAGCATTCTGCGCATAcaatacatgtaaatggtttctctattATGTGGATTTCTTGGTGTCTTGTGAGGTATGCCTTTTGCTTAAAGCATTTGCCACAATCTACACATGAAAATGGTCTATCATCGGCGTGGCTTTTCTggtcttttgttacatttgctgtATTCATAGAACTTTTCCCATATTCCTTACATGGAAACGCTCTCTCTTCATTGAGCTTCTCGTGTTCTGCTAGATCTATCTTTTCACTTAAACCTTTTCCACACTCAGAAGTACAAAGTTTCTCTTTCACGCGTGTTTTCTGTTGCTCTTGTATGTCTCCCTTCAGAATGAAGGTTTTCCCACAGGCTGTACCTGTAGAAGGTTTCACTTCAGTGTGCGATCTCTGATGCGATTGCAGAGTTACAGGATCCCTGAGGAACATCCCACATACATCGCATAACCACCTTTGTAATGATGTCTTGTTTCTCCGCTCTTTCCCTTTCTGTGTGACATTACTGATACTTTGCTCCCACAGGAGACTGGTAGCTGGTGAGTCTCCTGTTGAATTTCTTTGTTTCTCTTCTGAGATTTTTGATGACTTCCCAATCGGTTCCAGGTTCCCTCTGAGCTCCCAGTGGGGTTTCTCTGTAATACCGTTTCTGGGATCATCTTTAGCTACAttgttttaaaaaggaaaacattgggATGTTATTTTAGGACAATAGTTGTAACCATTACAACCCAGTTTACTAaagctttttattctttccaacccaatggatGTAGGACAGAGATTTTAAATAAAGAGGTCAAGAATGTCTGCCTGGGAGCAAAATAAATCTCTGAAAAAAAACTGGACAaaaatttgggggtccttttattaagcagcgctAAAAGGTGGCCAGCGCTAGCCCCATTGCGGATCTTCCATTTTTAGCGCTGCCAGTAAATGGCCGACTTTTACATTTCCgcaataatggccacatgctaattttcctgtgagcacttactgacacctattctgTAGGCTagtagttcccaaactgtgcCACAGCGCGTCACTCCCTACTTTCTCTTCCTGCAGGTCCGGCATCTGCCGCTTCTTGCTGCTGCAGtgtttgcagcttacattttcaggtgtctgcgattcacacaggcgcTGCGGGGACTTCCCTTTGTCATGTCCAACCCTCGCAACAGGAAACTtccatcagagagggccggacgtggcagactgggaaggcaccagagggcctgtgtgaatcgcggatggcctgaaaatgtaagctacaagcactgcagcggcaggggaagcagaaggaagcagcagtgatcctagacctgcaggaaggaaggtaggagtgatgctggatttggggaaggtgtgctggtgttagaggagggggctgcagggaaagggaaaaggagacctacatggcgggggtggggggatcctggacctgcaggaaggaaggtaggatcgatgctggatttggggaaggtgtgctggtgtgagaggagggggctgcagggaaagggagacctatatGGCAGGGGTGATGCGGAGAACCAATGTggctgggctggggggggggggatgctgcggagacccatgtggcttgGGGGGAGCTGCCGCgaaccaaaaaagtttgggaacccctgagtAGGCAGCTATGTCCacgcgctaactgattagcgctgaGGGCATGTTTTGGGGGTGCAGCtatgaaaacaaaataatttttatttttttagcgtgTGAGTAGCATGCACACATGTGaaaattatttgtattttttttgttacatttgtaccccgcgctttcccattcatggcaggctcaatgcggcttacatggggcaatggagggttaagtgacttgcccagagtcacaaggagctgcctgtgcctgaggtgggaatcgaactcagttcctcagttccccaggaccaaagtccaccatcctaaccactaggccactcctccacttaccgCAGGTTG
This genomic interval from Microcaecilia unicolor chromosome 1, aMicUni1.1, whole genome shotgun sequence contains the following:
- the LOC115464945 gene encoding zinc finger protein OZF-like isoform X2; amino-acid sequence: MSSGASDQVPVTFEDVAIHFSQEEWECLEEWQKNLYKDVMKENYQTLISLAGCPTFTPDIISHIERGEEPYIRDELGSEERETGKSSCSAKDDPRNGITEKPHWELRGNLEPIGKSSKISEEKQRNSTGDSPATSLLWEQSISNVTQKGKERRNKTSLQRWLCDVCGMFLRDPVTLQSHQRSHTEVKPSTGTACGKTFILKGDIQEQQKTRVKEKLCTSECGKGLSEKIDLAEHEKLNEERAFPCKEYGKSSMNTANVTKDQKSHADDRPFSCVDCGKCFKQKAYLTRHQEIHIIEKPFTCIVCAECFRSKGDLAEHQNIHRQERTYVCTECGKSLSQKGHLERHKRIHTGEKPFTCNECGRSFNQKSHLKDHERIHTGVKPFICADCGKSFIQKTSLTSHQRIHTGMKRFTCADCRKSFNKKTLYIKHQESHKGEREFIPTDCGKNIFQKRDLTRPQDCKFQNHNLHPVYPALNVKFIPVTCTQNQTHDRVSENK
- the LOC115464945 gene encoding zinc finger protein OZF-like isoform X1 gives rise to the protein MSSGASDQVPVTFEDVAIHFSQEEWECLEEWQKNLYKDVMKENYQTLISLEAGCPTFTPDIISHIERGEEPYIRDELGSEERETGKSSCSAKDDPRNGITEKPHWELRGNLEPIGKSSKISEEKQRNSTGDSPATSLLWEQSISNVTQKGKERRNKTSLQRWLCDVCGMFLRDPVTLQSHQRSHTEVKPSTGTACGKTFILKGDIQEQQKTRVKEKLCTSECGKGLSEKIDLAEHEKLNEERAFPCKEYGKSSMNTANVTKDQKSHADDRPFSCVDCGKCFKQKAYLTRHQEIHIIEKPFTCIVCAECFRSKGDLAEHQNIHRQERTYVCTECGKSLSQKGHLERHKRIHTGEKPFTCNECGRSFNQKSHLKDHERIHTGVKPFICADCGKSFIQKTSLTSHQRIHTGMKRFTCADCRKSFNKKTLYIKHQESHKGEREFIPTDCGKNIFQKRDLTRPQDCKFQNHNLHPVYPALNVKFIPVTCTQNQTHDRVSENK